CAAGGAATTTTACATCTGATTCCCTTTATTGATCTTGGGGTCGGCTGGAATGAACAGGATTTAGACCTGGAAGAAAACTTCTTAGCTGGAACGGGTTTAGGATTATCTTGGCGGATGAGCGATCGCTTCATAGCTCGAGTAGACTGGGGTATCCCCCTAACTTCCCTTTCCTCTGACGGCGAGAGTTGGCAAGAAAATGGCGTTCATTTTTCTATCCTCACGAATTTTTAAACTTTCATAGAACCCTAGGCTTCTTGCACGAGAACATAGGGTTGGACAATAAGAGCCTCAAACTGTTGATCTTCAACACGCTCCCAATGATTTAATTGTTCGAGGGTGGGTTTAGTGATCAATTGTTCGCTAATCCAGTGTTGTACGGAAGTGAGTTGATCCGTCGCGATCGCTACTCCGACATCGACTAAATCTAATCCTTGAGTCACCACTACCACATTATCCCTAGCAATATGAGGCTTGAGCCATTGCCATTGCGCCCGATCCACTTCTTGCGTGAGACGTTCCCTAATGTCTTCCATATTTGAGGTTATCCATTCTAATTTTGCACCTGCTTATTCTACCGTCCTAAGTCATGGAGTGCATGGATAGCATCTTTACAGACTTCGGTCACTCGCTCTAACTCTGCTCGTTTGGTTGTTTTTGGCGGATCAATCGCAGAGCCAATACGGACGGTAATCGGAACAGAGCGCGGGAGAGGAGTCTCTTTAACGAGGATGTTTTCTGTACCCCATAAACTAATCGGTAATAGGGGCGCTCCAGCTTTAGCTGCAATCATCGCTGCGCCTAATTTTGGCGCACTAATGCGACCGTCTGGAGTCCGAGTACCTTGTAAAAATAATCCTGTCGCCCAGCCTTCCTCTAAAGCAGATAGGGCATTACGAATGGCACTGCGATCGGCGGCTGCTCGTTCAACGGGATAGGCTCCATATAAGCGGATAGCTTGTTTTAATACGGGAACTTTAAATAATTCTTCCTTAGCCATAAAAGCGACCGGTCGCCGCACGCAGTTGGAAAGAATGGGGGGATCGAAATAACTGGCATGGTTACTGACAATGACTAAAGGCCCCTCCTGGGGAACGTTTTCAGCCCCATAAATCTGACCTTGAAAATACACATGCAGCATGGGACTGACCACAGACCACTTGAAGAGGTGGTAAAGAACAAGACTTTTCAAGGGTTCGCGGTTTTGAGTCATGGTTTTGAGAACGAATCGGGATAGGGAAGAAAAGGTTTAGAGATTTTATCAAACTGAGCCGCTCTTTAGGGTTTTACTTTGATTAATTTATTGAGTCTAAGCTGATGGGAGGGACTTAACAGCGCTTGCCAGGCGAGCAGGACAACACCGAGAGTTCCTAATGCACTTCCAGAGGCGATCGCAAAGACAATGATAATTTGATACCGCACTGCATCTAAGGGGCTGGCTCCGGCTAAAATTTGACCGGTCATCATCCCGGGTAAACTGACCACTCCCATCACCATCATCGAGTTAATGATGGGAATCATGCCGCGCCTAACGGCTTGTTTGACTTCGGCATGGGTGGCTTCCCATCGGGTTGCTCCTAAGCTCAGAAGAGTTTCAATTTTGCC
Above is a genomic segment from Roseofilum reptotaenium CS-1145 containing:
- a CDS encoding DUF2288 domain-containing protein — its product is MEDIRERLTQEVDRAQWQWLKPHIARDNVVVVTQGLDLVDVGVAIATDQLTSVQHWISEQLITKPTLEQLNHWERVEDQQFEALIVQPYVLVQEA
- a CDS encoding lysophospholipid acyltransferase family protein, producing MTQNREPLKSLVLYHLFKWSVVSPMLHVYFQGQIYGAENVPQEGPLVIVSNHASYFDPPILSNCVRRPVAFMAKEELFKVPVLKQAIRLYGAYPVERAAADRSAIRNALSALEEGWATGLFLQGTRTPDGRISAPKLGAAMIAAKAGAPLLPISLWGTENILVKETPLPRSVPITVRIGSAIDPPKTTKRAELERVTEVCKDAIHALHDLGR